In Bacteroides cellulosilyticus, the genomic stretch TGTCCAGTCTTCGCCTTGTGGACGAATAACGATACGGAATTGATCGAGATGAGGGTATTTCCAAATAAGATAGCCTTTCACGGCAATAGCACGACGTTGAGCCAACCGGGTATTGTAACGGACAGCCCCTTCGGGAGAGGCATAGGAGGTAATGGTGATTGTATCGATGGAGGAAACGCAAAGAGTGTCGGAAAACAAAACGCGAAATTCATCCAGTGTGCGCGGGTTGTCCATATAGTCATACTCCACCAAAGTACGGTCGAAACGAAAATACAGCAGTAAAGGCTGACGACAAAGACTATCAGCAATACTATTCACCGACTGCCTGTCGCTCAAGCCAATAGGATGAACCGGAGACAGCAGAAACCAAAAGCTGCCAAGAAATATAAGCAAATATCTTTTCATTATAGATCGATCAACTTGATTTCGGACAAATAAAGACGAGTCATCTGGTTTATCACGCCCAAACGATTAGCAGCAGCACGATATTGATGATACATCTTCTCTTTAGTGGGATAATTGCAATTCAGATGTTCATCAAGAGCCTCCAGTATATTAAGTAGGGATATATCCATATAGGAACGGGTAAGTTCATACGAGGAGAGCAAATCAGAAAATGGAACGTCCTTACGACGAATCAATCCCGCTGACTCAAACTTAGTGAGAATATCAATCATTTCTTGCGGCGCAATCGTCAATTGTGCTGTGCGATAAGGCTTGCCACCGGCATAAATGTCGTACAATATAGCAATCGCCGTTTGTGTCAGTTGTGTGAGCATAATTATAATCTTTAACCGTTACTTCGTAAGTAACGGAAGCACGCAAATACGGAAAATATAAGGTGTTATAGGAATACGGCGCGCGGTTGAATTACAGATTACGCAAGAATAGAGCGTAGAATATCACAAGTCCATGTTGAAGGTAAAGCGTGGAGAGGAGAATTTATGTGTGTTCTCATAGCCGGAATGGCAATTATATGTCGATTTATGGTTTGTCTTGCTTGTTTGAGTTGTGTTTTCAGTTAAATAATATCCAATTTTGCATTTTATAATTTGTTTTTATCAAATATTTAATATCTTTGCAGCAAGATTACATATCCGTTACTTACGAAGTAATGCCTCTACACACTGTTACTTACGAAGTAACAGCCATTTCAAATCTTACTCCATACATTTTTCCTTCCGGTAACAATATAATTAATAATTATCCGATTTGCTTTTTCCAGTTCATCTCCTCCAAAGCTTTTCAAGTATGTGCGAGTGACTTCCAGAGAAGAGTGTCCTAATCCTTCGGAAATAATTTCTTCCGGTACCTGGCAGTATTTGGCAAGTGTGGCCCAGGTATGGCGTGCAGTGTATGAACTAACTTTCACTCCTTCTACCCCGCACAGTTCAGGAAGCTTGGACAAATGCAAATTCAGCTCACGAAGTTTTCCTTGATATTCTTCGAAAGCTTCTTTATCCGAGCAAGTGCCACTAAGAAAATTAAGAAGATAAGGGGAGTCTGGTTCATAATTACGGTAGCGATCAATCAATACCATTGCTTCGGGAACCACTTTCACGCAAAGTTCCGTACCCGTTTTCTGGCGATGACAAGTTAATAATCCACCATTCAAGTCATTTTTATGCAAATGTGCCAGATCCGTATAAGGCATCCCCTGTAAAAGTATCATCAAAGAGAGGGTGTCCTGCGCCTGGCATATTTTCGGCGATAATTTCCGATTTTCAGGTGTATGCACTAATTTCTGCATCTGCGAAGCTGTGACGGCCCGCTTTTTCTCCGAGGTAACTCCCGTCTTCAAGTTTGCAAACAGACGGAATTCACCTGCCACCAACCCGCGGTCTACCGCACGATTATAGACCGCACGCAACGCACGAATATAAGTGGAAATAGTGTTGTAGCTCTTCTGCAAATCTTCCAGATAAGTCTGGAAACGATGCAAGGCTCTTCTGTTCAGGCCTCCCCAGAAGATTTCACCACCTCCCACAGATTGAGTAAATGCCCGTAAGGCATACTTGTAGATATTAGCAGTGGCAAAACGCCCCTCTTGCTGCAACTCTACGATGACTTCGTTCATGAAGTCGGTTAAACTGTTTTGCTTCATAATTAATAGTATTAAAAACATATCCAAACATAAAAACTACAAAGATGAGATTCTGAGGAAAAAAACACAGGAAAAGCCGAAATGTTGAAAATCGGTAAGTTTGCGGATTACAACATTTTATGAGAAGAGTGTGACAAAATGAAAAACCTTGCGACAGATAGAGCAAATATCAATTCAATTATTTATCTTTGTTAGCTTTTATAAGTTAGCATACAAAAAACAATAACTACAATGAAAGAATTTTTTAAATTTACGCTAGCCACCATCACAGGTATCATTGTGTCAAGCGTCGTGTTGTTTTTCATCAGCATCCTGATACTGTTTAGTATGCTGTCCTCGTCAGAGTCTGAAACGCAGGTGCGTAAAAACTCTGTGATGATGCTCGACATGAGAGGTATGCTCTCAGAACGGAGCCAGGACAACCCTTTCGACATCTTCCTGAGCGAAGATGAAACTACGTACGGACTGGATGACATTCTTTCGTCTATCCAGAAAGCTAAGGAAAATGAAAATATCAAGGGGATTTACCTGCAAGCCGGTTCAATGGGTATAGGATTTGCCTCTTTGGAAGAAATACGCAAAGCGCTGGCTGACTTCAAAACCAGCGGTAAATTCGTGGTAGCTTACGGTGATCAATACTCACAACGCCTGTATTATCTGGCAAGTGTAGCGGATAAAGTGTTGCTGAATCCACAAGGCGCAATCGGTTGGTACGGTTTGGCTTCTACCCCGACCTTCTACAAAGATTTATTGTCAAAGATTGGCGTTGAAATGCAGGTATTCAAAGTAGGTACTTACAAATCGGCTGTCGAACCATTCATTTCTACGGAAATGAGTCCGGCCAATCGTGAACAGGTAACCGTATTCCTGGATGGTATCTGGGGACAAATGTTGAGTGATATTTCAGAATCAAGAGGCGTAAGCAAAGAAAAACTGAACGAGGCTGCCGACAAAATGCTGATGTTTTATCCCGCCAATGACTGCGTGGAATATGGTCTGGCAGATACTCTGGTATACAAAAATGACGTACGTAACTACCTGAAAACAATGGTGGGAATAGACAAGGATGACAGTATGCCAATATTAAGCTTAAAAGACATGGTGAACGTGAAGAAGAACGTTCCGAAAGATAAAAGCGGAAATATTGTTGCTGTGTACTATGCATATGGAGCCATTGACAGCGGAAGTTCGTATGCAGGTAGTGAAGATGGGATTAATTCTAATAAGGTAATCCGCGACTTGCGCAAACTGAAAGATGATAAGGACGTGAAAGCTGTAGTGCTACGTGTGAATTCTCCGGGCGGCAGCGCTTTCGGTTCGGAACAAATATGGTACGCTGTCACCGAACTGAAAAAAGAAAAACCGGTGATTGTTTCCATGGGTGACTATGCAGCATCAGGCGGTTACTATATCTCTTGCAACGCGGACAGTATTGTAGCTGATCCGACTACACTGACAGGATCTATCGGTATCTTCGGAATGTTCCCCAACGTGAAAGGATTGACGGATAAGATAGGTCTGTCATTCGATGTAGTAAAGACCAATACATACGCTGACTTCGGAGCAATGGGACGTCCGCTGAATGACGGCGAGAAGGCATTGATGCAGAATATGGTGAACGAGGGCTATGAACTGTTCGTGAAACGTTGTGCAGAAGGCCGGGGCATGACCACGGATGAAATCAAGAAGATTGCCGAAGGGCGTGTGTGGACAGGAACCAAAGCCAAAGAACTGGGCTTGGTAGACGAACTGGGTGGACTGGACAAGGCTTTGGAAATAGCTATCGGAAAGGCCGGACTGGATGCCTACACCGTAATGTCTTATCCGGGCAAGAAAAGTTTCTTCGATATGCTGACGGATACGAAACCCGGTGGATATATCCAATCTCGGATACTGAAAGGCAAAGTCGGTGAACTTTACAACCAATTCGACTGGCTGAATAATTTTGAGAACTGCGATAAAATTCAGGCACGCGTTCCGTTCGAGTTGAACATCAATTAAAGAAAGGAGTGGATGGAAGAACCGCTGGTTAAGATACACTATTGGCTATACCCCATCTCGTGGATTTACGGGATGGGGGTACGCCTAAGAAATAAACTCTTTGATTGGGGATATTACCGGTCAAAGAGTTTTGACGTACCTGTGGTATGCGTCGGCAACCTCGCTGTAGGTGGGACAGGCAAGACACCACACACGGAGTATCTTATCAAGCTGTTACAACAAACGGGAACAAACGTTGCCATGCTGAGCCGCGGATATAAACGAAAAAGCAAAGGGTATGTACTTGCTACGGAAGAAACGGATGTAAAGCGCATTGGTGACGAACCCTATCAGATAAAAGCCAAATTCCCGGCTATCCGGGTAGCTGTAGATGAGAACCGCTGTCACGGCATTGAGCAACTGATGAAATTGGACCACCCCAAAGTAGATGTAGTGTTACTGGATGACGCTTATCAACACCGTTACGTGAAAGCCGGGCTGAACATTCTACTGACAGATTTCCACAGGCTTTTTTCAGACGATACCCTGCTTCCGGCAGGACGATTACGCGAACCGGAAAGTGGCAAAAACAGGGCGCACATCGTGATCGTGACAAAATGCCCGGAAGATATCAAACCTATAGATTTCAATATCATCACGAAAAGACTAAAACTGTATCCGTATCAGCAACTTTATTTTTCCTCGTTTCGATATGGGGCATTAACACCGCTCTTCGGAGAAAAACGCCGAACCCTTGCATCACTGGAAAAAGACGAACAAATTTTACTGGTAACAGGAATCGCTTCGCCTGCACCGCTGGTGGAAAAGCTGCAAGTATATACACCGCACGTAAACTTATGCCAGTTTGACGACCATCATGATTTCAGCAGCAAGGATTTGCAAGCTATAAAAGAACACTTCGAACGTCTGGAAGGAAAGAGGAAGCTGATTATCACCACGGAAAAGGATGCGACAAGGTTGCAACACCATCCGGCACTCGCCGAAACGTTGAAGCCGTATTTGTACATTTTACCGATTGAGATAGAATTTTTACAAAATCAACAACATATATTTAACCAAAATATTATTGGCTATGTTAGAGCTCATTCAAGAAACAGCAGCTTACCTGAAAGGTAGGATGCACACACAACCTGAGACAGCAATTATCCTCGGAACCGGTTTAGGCAGTCTTGCCACCGAAATCACCGAGAAGTACGAAATAAAATATGAGGAAATTCCGAACTTCCCCGTATCGACGGTAGAAGGACATAGCGGAAAACTGATATTCGGAAAATTGGGAAACAAGGATATCATGGCAATGCAGGGACGTTTCCATTATTATGAAGGTTACTCAATGAAGGAGGTAACGTTTCCGGTACGTGTAATGCGCGAACTGGGTATCAAAACCCTATTTGTTTCGAATGCCAGCGGTGGTACAAATCCGGATTTTGAAATCGGCGACCTGATGATTATTACAGATCACATCAATTACTTCCCGGAGCACCCGTTGCGTGGCAAGAATATTCCATATGGCCCGCGTTTCCCGGATATGAGTGAAGCGTATGATAAAGAGTTAATTCGTAAGGCTAATGCAATTGCAGCGGAAAAGGGTATCAAAGTACAGCATGGTGTATATATCGGTACGCAAGGTCCGACATTTGAGACACCGTCCGAATATAAATTATTCCATATCCTCGGTGCCGATGCAGTGGGTATGTCTACAGTGCCGGAAGTGATTGTTGCCAATCATTGCGGTATCAAGGTATTCGGTATTTCGGTAATTACCGACCTTGGTGTGGAAGGTAAGATCGTAGAGGTGACACACGAAGAAGTGCAGAAAGCTGCCGATGCCGCCCAGCCGAAGATGACAGAAATTATGAGAGAATTGATAAACAGAGCATAATCATGAGAACAGAAATATCAAGCCTCGGTGAGTTCGGCCTCATCCGCCGCCTTACCGACGGTATTGAACTGAAGAATGAATCCAGCCGGTACGGCGTAGGCGATGATGCTGCCGTACTCTCCTATCCTACCGAAAAACAAGTATTGATTACCACTGACTTGCTAATGGAAGGTGTGCATTTCGATTTGATTTATGTCCCGCTGAAGCACTTAGGCTATAAAGCGGCTGTCGTGAACTTCTCCGATATCTACGCCATGAATGGTACGCCCAAACAGATCACCGTTTCTCTGGCTCTCTCCAAGCGCTTCTCCGTGGAAGATATGGAAGAGTTGTATGCGGGTATCCGTCTGGCGTGCGAGGAATATGATGTGGATATCATAGGAGGCGACACCTCTTCTTCTCTTACGGGACTGGCAATCAGTATCACTTGTATAGGTGAGGCAGACAAAGATAAGGTTGTCTACCGAAATGGTGCGAAAGAAACAGATTTGATTTGCGTAACCGGTGATCTGGGTGCCGCATATATGGGCTTACAATTATTGGAACGCGAAAAAGTGGCTTTGAAAGGTAAGGCTGATATGCAACCTGATTTCTCAGGAAAGGAATATCTGCTGGAACGCCAATTAAAACCGGAAGCTCGCCGCGACATCATCGAGAAACTGGCGGAAGAAGGCATCCAACCCACTTCTATGATGGATATTTCAGATGGTCTATCTTCTGAATTATTGCATATCTGCACGCAAAGTAAAGTAGGCTGCCGCATTTATGAGGAACATATCCCCATTGACTATCAGACTGCCGTCATGGCTGAAGAGTTCAATATGAACCTGACAACATGCGCTCTTAATGGTGGCGAAGACTACGAACTGCTTTTCACCGTTCCCATTGCCGATCACGAGAAGATTTCTGAAATGGAGGGAGTGAAGTTAATAGGACACATCACTAAACCGGAATTAGGTTGTGCACTGATCACCCGCGATGGTCAAGAGTTTGAACTGAAAGCCCAAGGATGGAACCCACTGAAAGAGGAAACTACCGAAAGTGAAGGCGAAAAAGCTGGCGAATAAAGATTTGTAAGAGCAGATAAAGATTTGTGAGAACAAATAAACAGCTGAATTCATTTTTTTCTTAAAATATAAGCGCTGATACTTAGCCACATAGGCAATTATCAGCGTTTTTTATCTCCAAAGCGCTTGCGTAGTCCAAAAGTTTCACTACCTTTGCAACCGCAAAAGAGAAACAATGGTGCCATAGCTCAGTTGGTAGAGCAAAGGACTGAAAATCCTTGTGTCCCCGGTTCGATTCCTGGTGGCACCACTTTAAGAAAATCAGAGAGTTACTCACCGAGTGACTCTCTTTTTTATTTATACGATTCCATTTTTCTATATCTATCCGATTATATTTTCCATTTACAGCCCCTTCCACCTCTTCAGTTCCGGGAAAAAGCCCCGCATCTTGTTCAGAGCTTCCTGCTCACTAAAATCAGGATTATCCTTGAAGATTTCTTTCATATGCACCAAACTAACATCGATCATTTCCTCCATACTGATATCCAAAGTGAAAGCCCCCTCCTTGTAGCAGTAGATGCAATAATCGTGCATGAGTGAACCATCTTTGTTCGTTGCTACTTCTTCTTCCTTAGTCAGTGGCATGCCACAACTTTGACAATACATATTTTCCATAATCATTCCATTGGTGGTTAAAAATGCCTGCTATACGCTATCCCATATGCTGACGTGCACAATTTATCAGCCAGTTAACACCGAATTTATCCGTGAACATCCCGAAATAATCACCCCAATGAGCTACACTCATGGGCATCATCACTTGCCCTTCTACCGACAGTCCAGCAAACAACCGGTCGGCTTCTTCCTTATTGGCCGCCTCGATATAAATAGAGAAATTATTACCGAAAACAGTTTTCTGAGCCATATAGCCCGTAACATCTGCACCTATCAGAAAAGTATCCTCATTTACAGGCAGACAGATATTTTCTATTTTGCCTTTTTCACTTTCGGGAATAGCAGGCATGCCATCTTGCGGAGGAATATCTCCATATCTGCCTATAAAAGTAAACTCTGTTCCGAATGCGGATTTGTAGAAATTGAAAGCTTCTTCACAATTACCATTGAAAAGGAGGGAAAGGCTGATTTTCGCCATATTGTTACATTTTTAATTCTATGTCAGAAGATCCCATGTTCATCTTCTATGATTATTTCGCAAATATAATATTTTTTCTCTGATCCGCAAGATTCTGCAAATCAGAGAAGAAATAAGAATTGCTTTGCCCTCAAAAAGATTTCTCCTAAAAAATAGATAATCACGAAAAATTCTGTAGATTTGCATCAACATAATGATGCAATACAATATGCGATACATACTGACTACTATATTTATATTCATTAACTCCATCCTATTTGCCCAGAACACGACACAGGCAACCGATAGCCTTTTGCAACTTCTGAACACAATCGCTTCTTCTGAAAAGAAAATTCAAATATACAGGGATTTAGCAGATATTTCCATAGATACTCCAGACGCTAAAGTTTATCTCCTGAAAATCTATCGGGAAGCGGACAAGATTAATGATAAAAAGAATATGCTGAATGCACTCAACGATATCGTCATGGGAGCAATCATCTCGTACAATAAAGATTCCATCATTAAATATACTGAATATATAAAGAAAATAGCTACTACAGAAGAAAAGGAGCGGCTGTTACCTCTTTATCATATACGTATCTTCGAATCCCAATGTTTCTCAGATCAAAAAGAAACCGCTATCAAAGAGGAACTAAATCTTCTGGATTCAATAAATGATAGTACGGACAATGTTTATAGAAAGATAGCATCTGCTTACACTATGGGATTTAGCTTTTATATACACGGTCAATTCGACAAAGCACTACCACACTTAGAAAATGCATTGCAACTTACAAAAACAATTCCAGAAAAAGACAGATATGACTATCAAAGATACATCACATTAAATTTATGCTTTACATATGCCCAAACGGGAAAAGAAAAAGAATCCATTAAAATCATGGAAAATCTGATCAATCTGGTAGAACAAAAATATAAAACAGACTATGAAAAGCAACGCCCCTTCTACAAAATCGAATTATACCTGCTTCAGTACTACTCTTTCATGATAAGCAACTTACCCTACCTCACAGTGGAGCAAGCACAGGATTACTGGAACCGGATTCAAATAATCGGTAAAACGTTAACCAATGATCTGGATCGGTACAATTATTATCTGTGTGCCAATAACTACTATTCCAACAACCGTATAAAAAAGGATTATCCCAGAGCCATAGAAGCTAATGATTCACTCATCAGAATTGCGAAAACATTAGCACCGGTCAATCTGCCGGGATTATATAATATCAATTCGTTACTTTATGAAGAGAGCAAAGATTATCCGAATGCATTGAAATACCTGAAGATTTCACATCAGATTCAGGACTCACTGGCTACAGACGTCGCTCATAAACAACTCTACGAATTGCAGGTGAAATATGACCTCAATGCGCTCAATAACGAAAAGACGATGCTGGAAATAAAGAATAAACAAACTCTGCTTATTTCCCTCAGCATTTTATTGATAATTGTAATCTCCATTTGTACCTACCTCTACTTCTCTTGGAAAAAGGAAAAGAGGATGAAGATGGAACTGAAAGTCCTGCATGGCAAGGCACAGGAAAGCGAAAAGATGAAGCAAGCATTCATCAACTCCATTTGCCACGAGATACGCACTCCTCTCAACGCAATCGTCGGATTCTCCGATCTGATTATGAATGAGGAGATCGACGAGGAGATGCGCCGTGAATTTCCGGCTGAAATACAAAAGAGTACGGTACTGCTCACCGGGCTTGTCAACAGTATGCTGGAAGTAGCCAACCTGGACGTTTCCGAAGAAAAACTTCCTTGCGAAGCTGCCGATTTAAGGGATATCTGCACGCAGGAAATGGAACTGCTCAACAAGAAGCCGGGAATAGAATACATACTGGACATCGCGCCCGAAAGTATGATAATCCAGACGAATGTCCAGTATCTGACACAGGTAATCGGACATTTGCTGAATAACGCTAATAAATTCACGGAGAAAGGATGTATCACCCTGAGTTATGAAGCTGACAAGCCGCAGGAAAATATATCCATCAGTGTGACGGACACTGGTTGTGGAATACCGAAAGAGAAATATGAAGAGGTATTCCATCGTTTCTCCAAACTTGATACTTTTGTTCCCGGCAACGGACTGGGATTATATCTCTGCCGGCTCATCGTGAAACGACTGGCCGGAGAGATTAAGATTGATCCTGATTATACGGAAGGTACACGAATGGTGGTTACTCTGCCGATACATTAATCACCCTTTCATGAATTACTGCTTTTGAAATCCGCTTGAAGTATGCTGTTTCCCCTTCAAGTAGATACAAGACTGCCCCCCCAACAATATCACAAACAGGTACTCAGCCGTTAAATAAACCGACAGGGATGTAGTGGAGCTGTGACTCAGCAAATAAAGATAACCCAGATAAATGGCAATTGTGGAAACCTGGAATGCAAATGCCATCCGGGTATCCCCCGTTCCCGTCACCGCATTGACATATACATATCCGGGCAGGGCAAATGCATAATTCAGCAGCATGACGATAAAGGGGTAATGGGCAAACTCGATTAATAGAGCATTATCTGTATAAAATCCAACAATCCGGTGGTTGAATAGCAGGGCGATAACAATCAGAGGAACCCCTATTGCATATCCCAGTCTGAGCACTTTATGACAAAGACGGAACAGGTTTCTCCCTTCCCCCGCCCCAATCAGGTTGCTAACCAAAGAGCCACTTGTCGCCGCAAAGGAATTGACTATCACGAAGAAAACCGTCGATACACTTCTGATGACATTAGACACTGCCAACTGCATCTCTCCCAAACGCTCTATCGCCACAAAGAACAGGAACCACGGGGCAACACTGATAAAAGCGTGCATCATGCTCCATACGGACAGCCGCAGGAGTGCCGCCAATAGTTTTCCGTCATAGACAGCTTTCAATCCGAAATACTCTTTGTCCACCTTCTTCTGAAAAGTATAGCATATCAATATCAACAAAGAACCTGCCTCGGCCAATGATGAAGCCATTGCCGCACCCGATATGCCCAGATTAAAACAGAAAATAAACAAGTAGTTGCAAGGTATATTAATAAGGACTGCCATCATCGCAGCCCACAACAATACCCTCGTCTTCGTGATTCCAACAAAGAAAGAACGGAATGCCAGAAACGGGAAAGAAAATACCAGTCCGAAACACCTCCATTCCAGATAATCGACCACGGCTTCATAAATTTCGGGTGAATGAATGAAATATTTCAGGATAAGAGGAGACAGCACATAGGATGCCAAACTTAAAACGACTGCTAAAC encodes the following:
- the lpxK gene encoding tetraacyldisaccharide 4'-kinase, with amino-acid sequence MEEPLVKIHYWLYPISWIYGMGVRLRNKLFDWGYYRSKSFDVPVVCVGNLAVGGTGKTPHTEYLIKLLQQTGTNVAMLSRGYKRKSKGYVLATEETDVKRIGDEPYQIKAKFPAIRVAVDENRCHGIEQLMKLDHPKVDVVLLDDAYQHRYVKAGLNILLTDFHRLFSDDTLLPAGRLREPESGKNRAHIVIVTKCPEDIKPIDFNIITKRLKLYPYQQLYFSSFRYGALTPLFGEKRRTLASLEKDEQILLVTGIASPAPLVEKLQVYTPHVNLCQFDDHHDFSSKDLQAIKEHFERLEGKRKLIITTEKDATRLQHHPALAETLKPYLYILPIEIEFLQNQQHIFNQNIIGYVRAHSRNSSLPER
- a CDS encoding tyrosine-type recombinase/integrase, with the protein product MKQNSLTDFMNEVIVELQQEGRFATANIYKYALRAFTQSVGGGEIFWGGLNRRALHRFQTYLEDLQKSYNTISTYIRALRAVYNRAVDRGLVAGEFRLFANLKTGVTSEKKRAVTASQMQKLVHTPENRKLSPKICQAQDTLSLMILLQGMPYTDLAHLHKNDLNGGLLTCHRQKTGTELCVKVVPEAMVLIDRYRNYEPDSPYLLNFLSGTCSDKEAFEEYQGKLRELNLHLSKLPELCGVEGVKVSSYTARHTWATLAKYCQVPEEIISEGLGHSSLEVTRTYLKSFGGDELEKANRIIINYIVTGRKNVWSKI
- the sppA gene encoding signal peptide peptidase SppA; the encoded protein is MKEFFKFTLATITGIIVSSVVLFFISILILFSMLSSSESETQVRKNSVMMLDMRGMLSERSQDNPFDIFLSEDETTYGLDDILSSIQKAKENENIKGIYLQAGSMGIGFASLEEIRKALADFKTSGKFVVAYGDQYSQRLYYLASVADKVLLNPQGAIGWYGLASTPTFYKDLLSKIGVEMQVFKVGTYKSAVEPFISTEMSPANREQVTVFLDGIWGQMLSDISESRGVSKEKLNEAADKMLMFYPANDCVEYGLADTLVYKNDVRNYLKTMVGIDKDDSMPILSLKDMVNVKKNVPKDKSGNIVAVYYAYGAIDSGSSYAGSEDGINSNKVIRDLRKLKDDKDVKAVVLRVNSPGGSAFGSEQIWYAVTELKKEKPVIVSMGDYAASGGYYISCNADSIVADPTTLTGSIGIFGMFPNVKGLTDKIGLSFDVVKTNTYADFGAMGRPLNDGEKALMQNMVNEGYELFVKRCAEGRGMTTDEIKKIAEGRVWTGTKAKELGLVDELGGLDKALEIAIGKAGLDAYTVMSYPGKKSFFDMLTDTKPGGYIQSRILKGKVGELYNQFDWLNNFENCDKIQARVPFELNIN
- a CDS encoding MATE family efflux transporter — translated: MNYTYKQIWLINFPVMMSILMEQLINITDAVFLGHVGEVELGASALASVYYLAIYMLGFGFSLGLQVMVARRNGEQRYKETGRTFYQGLLFLSCLAVVLSLASYVLSPLILKYFIHSPEIYEAVVDYLEWRCFGLVFSFPFLAFRSFFVGITKTRVLLWAAMMAVLINIPCNYLFIFCFNLGISGAAMASSLAEAGSLLILICYTFQKKVDKEYFGLKAVYDGKLLAALLRLSVWSMMHAFISVAPWFLFFVAIERLGEMQLAVSNVIRSVSTVFFVIVNSFAATSGSLVSNLIGAGEGRNLFRLCHKVLRLGYAIGVPLIVIALLFNHRIVGFYTDNALLIEFAHYPFIVMLLNYAFALPGYVYVNAVTGTGDTRMAFAFQVSTIAIYLGYLYLLSHSSTTSLSVYLTAEYLFVILLGGQSCIYLKGKQHTSSGFQKQ
- a CDS encoding zinc ribbon domain-containing protein — encoded protein: MENMYCQSCGMPLTKEEEVATNKDGSLMHDYCIYCYKEGAFTLDISMEEMIDVSLVHMKEIFKDNPDFSEQEALNKMRGFFPELKRWKGL
- the thiL gene encoding thiamine-phosphate kinase, which encodes MRTEISSLGEFGLIRRLTDGIELKNESSRYGVGDDAAVLSYPTEKQVLITTDLLMEGVHFDLIYVPLKHLGYKAAVVNFSDIYAMNGTPKQITVSLALSKRFSVEDMEELYAGIRLACEEYDVDIIGGDTSSSLTGLAISITCIGEADKDKVVYRNGAKETDLICVTGDLGAAYMGLQLLEREKVALKGKADMQPDFSGKEYLLERQLKPEARRDIIEKLAEEGIQPTSMMDISDGLSSELLHICTQSKVGCRIYEEHIPIDYQTAVMAEEFNMNLTTCALNGGEDYELLFTVPIADHEKISEMEGVKLIGHITKPELGCALITRDGQEFELKAQGWNPLKEETTESEGEKAGE
- a CDS encoding VOC family protein produces the protein MAKISLSLLFNGNCEEAFNFYKSAFGTEFTFIGRYGDIPPQDGMPAIPESEKGKIENICLPVNEDTFLIGADVTGYMAQKTVFGNNFSIYIEAANKEEADRLFAGLSVEGQVMMPMSVAHWGDYFGMFTDKFGVNWLINCARQHMG
- a CDS encoding sensor histidine kinase — translated: MRYILTTIFIFINSILFAQNTTQATDSLLQLLNTIASSEKKIQIYRDLADISIDTPDAKVYLLKIYREADKINDKKNMLNALNDIVMGAIISYNKDSIIKYTEYIKKIATTEEKERLLPLYHIRIFESQCFSDQKETAIKEELNLLDSINDSTDNVYRKIASAYTMGFSFYIHGQFDKALPHLENALQLTKTIPEKDRYDYQRYITLNLCFTYAQTGKEKESIKIMENLINLVEQKYKTDYEKQRPFYKIELYLLQYYSFMISNLPYLTVEQAQDYWNRIQIIGKTLTNDLDRYNYYLCANNYYSNNRIKKDYPRAIEANDSLIRIAKTLAPVNLPGLYNINSLLYEESKDYPNALKYLKISHQIQDSLATDVAHKQLYELQVKYDLNALNNEKTMLEIKNKQTLLISLSILLIIVISICTYLYFSWKKEKRMKMELKVLHGKAQESEKMKQAFINSICHEIRTPLNAIVGFSDLIMNEEIDEEMRREFPAEIQKSTVLLTGLVNSMLEVANLDVSEEKLPCEAADLRDICTQEMELLNKKPGIEYILDIAPESMIIQTNVQYLTQVIGHLLNNANKFTEKGCITLSYEADKPQENISISVTDTGCGIPKEKYEEVFHRFSKLDTFVPGNGLGLYLCRLIVKRLAGEIKIDPDYTEGTRMVVTLPIH
- a CDS encoding purine-nucleoside phosphorylase, with protein sequence MLELIQETAAYLKGRMHTQPETAIILGTGLGSLATEITEKYEIKYEEIPNFPVSTVEGHSGKLIFGKLGNKDIMAMQGRFHYYEGYSMKEVTFPVRVMRELGIKTLFVSNASGGTNPDFEIGDLMIITDHINYFPEHPLRGKNIPYGPRFPDMSEAYDKELIRKANAIAAEKGIKVQHGVYIGTQGPTFETPSEYKLFHILGADAVGMSTVPEVIVANHCGIKVFGISVITDLGVEGKIVEVTHEEVQKAADAAQPKMTEIMRELINRA